The following coding sequences are from one Oryzisolibacter sp. LB2S window:
- the map gene encoding type I methionyl aminopeptidase has product MSSFTIKDAQGIAGMREACRLASEVLDYITPHIKPGITTLEIDRLGAECMASQGTVSATVGYQPPGYPPYPGHLCTSVNHVVCHGIPNEKPLKKGDIVNVDVTVITKDGWYGDNSRMYLIGECSIAAKRLSALTYDAMWLGILQVKPGARLGDIGHAIQKFAEGHGLSVVREFCGHGIGQKFHEDPQVLHYGRPGTGQELVPGMTFTIEPMLNLGKRDIKELGNDGWTIITKDRSLSAQWEHTVLVTETGYDVLTLSAGSPALPSFVSATTT; this is encoded by the coding sequence ATGAGCAGTTTCACCATCAAAGACGCACAAGGCATTGCCGGCATGCGCGAGGCCTGCCGTCTGGCCTCCGAAGTGCTGGACTACATCACCCCCCACATCAAGCCCGGCATCACCACCCTCGAGATCGACCGCTTGGGCGCCGAGTGCATGGCCAGCCAAGGCACCGTTTCCGCCACCGTCGGCTACCAGCCCCCGGGCTACCCGCCCTACCCTGGCCACCTGTGCACCTCGGTCAACCATGTGGTGTGCCACGGCATTCCGAACGAAAAGCCGCTCAAGAAGGGCGACATCGTGAACGTGGACGTCACCGTCATCACCAAGGACGGCTGGTACGGCGACAACAGCCGCATGTATTTGATTGGTGAATGCTCGATCGCCGCCAAGCGCCTGTCGGCCCTGACCTACGACGCCATGTGGCTGGGCATTTTGCAGGTCAAGCCCGGCGCGCGCCTGGGCGACATCGGCCACGCCATACAGAAGTTTGCCGAGGGCCATGGCCTGTCGGTGGTGCGCGAGTTCTGCGGCCACGGCATAGGCCAGAAGTTCCATGAAGACCCGCAGGTGCTGCACTACGGCCGCCCCGGCACGGGCCAGGAACTGGTGCCCGGCATGACCTTCACCATCGAGCCCATGCTCAACCTGGGCAAGCGCGACATCAAGGAGTTGGGCAACGACGGCTGGACCATCATCACCAAGGACCGCAGCCTGTCCGCGCAGTGGGAGCACACGGTGCTGGTCACGGAGACGGGCTACGACGTGCTCACGCTGTCCGCGGGCTCGCCCGCCCTGCCCTCGTTCGTGAGCGCCACGACGACCTGA
- a CDS encoding [protein-PII] uridylyltransferase — protein MSSHPSTPIATDAAPLSALRDGYQQDKAALLARLQVGGASTRGIRSLLRRLSTLTDQVLCRLWRQTGLHQNCALVAVGGYGRAELFPHSDVDVLLLLPDGTLATEEATRQPIEAFIGSCWDAGLSIGSSVRTVSECLSESAADVTVQTALLESRLLCGNAALFDAFRQRYDAQMDARAFLVAKTLEMRQRHTKYEDTPYALEPNCKESPGGLRDLQLILWVARAAGLGRSWRELAASGLATPFEVQQIERNEALLYLIRARLHLLAGRREDRLVFDLQTAVAESFGYRSTPPEGQGLPMRASETLMRRYYWAAKAVSQLSQILLLGLEERLNPSTQELRPINERFYDKAGLVEVASDDLYERHPHAILETFLLYQSSPALKSLSARTLRALYNARAVMDAGFRRDPVNRALFMQILRQPSGITHAMRLMNQTSVLGRYLWPFRRIVGQMQHDLFHVYTVDQHILMVLRNVRRFFLAEHAHEYPFCSQLAAGWDKPWILYLAALFHDIGKGRGGNHSEIGAQEVRRFCRQHGVNGDDARLAEFLVREHLAMSQVAQKQDLSDPDVIAAFARRVGNERNLTALYLLTVADIRGTSPKVWNAWKGKLLEDLYRATLRVLGGRAPDPAAEIEARKREALILLALSALPHEAHKRLWDTLDVSYFMRHEAPDIAWHTRHLSRHVGSTRAIVRARLSLAGEGLEVLVYAPDRADLFARICGYFDRAGFSILDARVHTAHNGHALDTFQVVATSQPGAYRELIHLVENDLQQAIEAEGPLPEPTRRRVSRRVKSFPIAPRITLRPDEKAQRWLISISASDRAGLLYMVARVLSRHGLSVQLAKVSTLGERVEDTFLVQGPELQSNVQQIRIETELLEALADQ, from the coding sequence ATGTCTTCACATCCCTCGACGCCCATCGCCACCGACGCCGCACCCCTGTCCGCATTGCGCGACGGCTATCAGCAGGACAAAGCCGCCCTGCTCGCCCGGCTGCAGGTCGGCGGTGCCTCCACGCGCGGCATACGCAGCCTGCTGCGCCGACTCTCCACGCTGACCGACCAGGTGCTGTGCCGGCTCTGGCGCCAGACCGGCCTGCACCAGAACTGTGCACTGGTCGCGGTGGGCGGCTATGGCCGGGCCGAGCTGTTCCCGCATTCGGACGTCGACGTGCTGCTGCTGCTGCCCGACGGCACGCTTGCCACGGAAGAGGCGACGCGCCAGCCGATCGAGGCCTTCATCGGCAGCTGCTGGGATGCGGGGCTGAGCATTGGCTCGAGCGTGCGCACCGTGAGCGAATGCCTGAGCGAGTCGGCCGCCGACGTGACCGTGCAGACGGCCCTGCTGGAGTCGCGCCTGCTGTGCGGCAACGCGGCGCTGTTCGACGCGTTTCGCCAGCGCTACGACGCGCAGATGGACGCACGCGCCTTCCTCGTCGCCAAGACGCTGGAGATGCGCCAGCGCCACACCAAGTACGAGGACACGCCCTACGCGCTGGAGCCCAACTGCAAGGAATCGCCCGGCGGCCTGCGCGACCTGCAGCTCATCCTGTGGGTGGCACGCGCCGCGGGCCTGGGGCGCAGCTGGCGCGAGCTGGCCGCCAGCGGCCTGGCCACGCCGTTCGAGGTGCAGCAGATCGAGCGCAACGAGGCATTGCTCTACCTGATACGCGCCCGCCTGCACCTGCTGGCCGGGCGGCGCGAGGACCGGCTGGTGTTCGACCTGCAGACCGCCGTGGCCGAAAGCTTTGGCTACCGCTCCACGCCGCCCGAGGGCCAGGGCCTGCCCATGCGCGCGAGCGAGACCTTGATGCGCCGCTACTACTGGGCGGCCAAGGCCGTGTCGCAGCTCAGCCAGATCCTGCTGCTGGGCCTGGAGGAGCGGCTCAACCCCAGCACGCAGGAGCTGCGCCCCATCAACGAGCGCTTCTACGACAAGGCCGGTCTCGTGGAAGTGGCCAGCGACGACCTGTACGAGCGCCACCCACACGCCATTCTGGAGACCTTTCTGCTCTACCAGAGCTCGCCTGCGCTCAAGAGCCTGTCGGCGCGCACGCTGCGCGCGCTGTACAACGCACGCGCGGTGATGGACGCGGGCTTTCGGCGCGACCCGGTCAACCGCGCGCTGTTCATGCAGATCCTGCGCCAGCCCTCGGGCATCACGCATGCCATGCGGCTCATGAACCAGACCTCGGTGCTGGGGCGCTATCTCTGGCCCTTCAGGCGCATCGTCGGACAGATGCAGCATGACCTGTTCCACGTCTACACCGTGGACCAGCACATCCTCATGGTGCTGCGCAACGTGCGGCGCTTCTTCCTGGCCGAACACGCCCATGAGTACCCGTTCTGCTCGCAGCTGGCCGCGGGCTGGGACAAGCCCTGGATCCTGTACCTGGCGGCGCTGTTCCATGACATAGGCAAGGGCCGCGGCGGCAACCATTCCGAGATCGGCGCCCAGGAGGTGCGGCGCTTTTGCCGCCAGCATGGCGTCAACGGCGACGACGCGCGCCTGGCCGAATTCCTGGTGCGCGAGCACCTGGCCATGAGCCAGGTGGCGCAGAAGCAGGACCTGTCCGACCCCGACGTCATCGCGGCCTTTGCGCGCCGCGTGGGCAATGAGCGCAACCTCACCGCGCTGTACCTGCTCACCGTGGCCGACATCCGCGGCACCTCGCCCAAGGTCTGGAACGCCTGGAAGGGCAAACTGCTCGAGGACCTGTACCGCGCCACGCTGCGCGTGCTGGGCGGCCGCGCGCCCGACCCCGCCGCCGAGATCGAGGCGCGCAAGCGCGAGGCGCTGATCCTGCTGGCCCTGAGCGCCCTGCCCCACGAGGCGCACAAGCGCCTGTGGGACACGCTGGACGTAAGCTACTTCATGCGCCACGAGGCGCCCGACATCGCCTGGCACACGCGCCACCTCTCGCGCCATGTGGGCAGCACCCGCGCCATCGTGCGCGCGCGCCTGTCGCTGGCCGGCGAGGGGCTGGAGGTGCTGGTCTACGCGCCCGACCGGGCCGACCTGTTCGCGCGCATCTGCGGCTACTTCGACCGCGCGGGCTTCTCCATCCTGGACGCGCGCGTGCACACGGCGCACAACGGCCATGCGCTGGACACCTTCCAGGTCGTGGCGACCAGCCAGCCCGGCGCCTACCGCGAGCTCATCCACCTGGTCGAAAACGACCTGCAGCAGGCCATCGAGGCCGAGGGACCGCTGCCCGAGCCCACACGCCGACGCGTCTCCCGACGCGTGAAAAGCTTCCCCATCGCACCGCGCATCACGCTGCGCCCTGACGAGAAGGCACAGCGCTGGCTCATCAGCATCTCGGCCAGCGACCGCGCCGGCCTGCTGTACATGGTGGCGCGCGTGCTCTCGCGCCACGGCCTGAGCGTGCAGCTGGCCAAGGTCAGCACCCTGGGCGAGCGCGTGGAGGACACCTTTCTGGTGCAGGGCCCCGAGCTGCAGAGCAATGTGCAGCAGATACGCATAGAGACCGAACTGCTCGAGGCCCTGGCCGATCAATAG
- the def gene encoding peptide deformylase, whose protein sequence is MTQRTILKMGDPRLLRVARPVTEFDTDELRALLADLLDTMQAANGAGLAAPQIGVDLQVVVFGSDAPNPRYPDAPIVPRTVLINPMVTPMGEEEQLDWEGCLSVPGMRGMVPRWQTVRYTGFDMRGAPIDRTVSGFHARVVQHECDHLWGMLYPMRMRDFTRFGFTEVLFPNLDATEDS, encoded by the coding sequence ATGACCCAGCGCACCATCTTGAAGATGGGTGACCCGCGCCTGCTGCGCGTGGCCCGCCCCGTGACCGAATTCGATACCGACGAGCTGCGCGCCCTGCTGGCCGACCTGCTCGACACCATGCAGGCCGCCAACGGCGCGGGTCTGGCGGCGCCGCAGATCGGCGTGGATCTGCAGGTGGTGGTGTTTGGCTCCGATGCGCCCAACCCGCGCTACCCCGATGCGCCCATCGTGCCGCGCACGGTGCTCATCAATCCGATGGTCACGCCCATGGGCGAGGAGGAGCAGCTCGACTGGGAGGGCTGCCTGTCCGTGCCCGGCATGCGCGGCATGGTGCCGCGCTGGCAGACGGTGCGCTACACCGGGTTCGACATGCGTGGTGCCCCCATTGACCGTACCGTGAGCGGCTTTCATGCGCGCGTGGTGCAGCACGAATGCGACCATCTGTGGGGCATGCTCTATCCCATGCGCATGCGCGACTTCACGCGGTTCGGCTTCACCGAGGTGCTGTTCCCCAACCTCGATGCAACCGAGGATTCCTGA
- a CDS encoding YbaN family protein: MAQPPEPVPPVPEQPPLPAVARWLLLLFAGLCLALGVIGVIVPGLPSTVFVLMAGWAAARSSPRLYRWLWHHRLFGSMLRNWHNGGRVSRHAKWSASGLMALCAIVLLLIDIPLWAAVSGCVSMACVLTWLWLRPEPER, from the coding sequence ATGGCGCAGCCTCCCGAGCCCGTCCCACCCGTCCCCGAGCAGCCCCCGCTGCCCGCCGTGGCGCGCTGGCTGCTGCTGCTGTTCGCCGGCCTGTGCCTGGCCCTGGGGGTGATAGGCGTCATCGTGCCCGGCCTGCCCAGCACGGTGTTCGTCCTCATGGCCGGCTGGGCCGCGGCACGCAGCTCGCCGCGCCTGTACCGCTGGCTCTGGCACCACCGGCTCTTTGGCTCCATGCTGCGCAACTGGCACAACGGCGGCAGGGTCAGCCGCCACGCCAAGTGGAGCGCTTCGGGCCTGATGGCGCTGTGTGCCATCGTGCTGCTGCTGATCGACATCCCGCTCTGGGCCGCAGTCAGTGGCTGCGTGAGCATGGCCTGCGTGCTCACCTGGCTGTGGCTGCGCCCCGAACCCGAGCGATGA
- a CDS encoding class I SAM-dependent methyltransferase encodes MSTETINTAKLENFAARAIGDIASAYTGVMVGLGSKLGLYRTLAGAGPMTSRELARRSGCAERYVREWLNAQAASGYIDYHASGEAYELSPEHALVLADEESPAYIPYAWELPASMWADEEKALEAFRTGRGVAWGEHDERMACGVAAFFRNGYKASLVPHWLPALEGAVERLEAGIAVADIGCGHGHSTLLMAEAYPNSRFYGFDTHAASIAAAREHARAAGLDGRVHFEVARANDYPGHGYGLICFFDTLHDLGDPVGAAQHAADMLAPDGSVMLVEPYAGDHVEDNLTTVGRLYYGASTMICCAHAISEGGRLVLGAQAGPERLAEVFRKAGLSRFRRAAETQFNLVMEIRR; translated from the coding sequence ATGAGTACCGAAACCATCAACACTGCGAAACTTGAAAACTTTGCCGCGCGCGCGATCGGCGACATCGCCTCGGCGTACACGGGGGTCATGGTTGGCCTCGGCAGCAAGCTGGGGCTGTACCGCACGCTTGCCGGCGCCGGACCGATGACTTCGCGGGAGCTTGCTCGCCGTAGCGGTTGCGCCGAGCGCTACGTGCGTGAATGGCTCAATGCCCAGGCCGCGAGCGGTTACATCGACTACCACGCGAGCGGCGAGGCCTACGAGCTGTCTCCCGAGCATGCGCTTGTGCTTGCTGACGAGGAAAGTCCCGCCTACATCCCCTATGCGTGGGAGTTGCCGGCGTCGATGTGGGCCGATGAGGAGAAGGCGCTGGAGGCATTCCGAACCGGGCGCGGCGTCGCCTGGGGAGAACATGACGAGCGTATGGCATGTGGCGTCGCAGCGTTCTTTCGCAACGGCTACAAGGCCAGCCTGGTGCCGCACTGGCTGCCCGCGCTCGAGGGCGCCGTGGAAAGGCTCGAAGCCGGTATCGCCGTCGCCGACATCGGCTGCGGTCATGGCCATTCCACCCTGCTGATGGCGGAGGCCTACCCGAATTCGCGCTTCTACGGCTTCGACACGCATGCGGCCTCCATCGCCGCAGCGCGCGAACACGCACGCGCCGCGGGTCTTGACGGGCGAGTGCACTTTGAGGTGGCGCGTGCCAATGACTATCCCGGCCATGGCTACGGCTTGATCTGCTTTTTCGACACGCTGCACGACCTCGGTGACCCTGTCGGCGCGGCGCAGCACGCGGCAGACATGCTTGCTCCCGACGGTTCGGTGATGCTCGTCGAGCCATACGCCGGCGATCATGTCGAAGACAACCTGACGACCGTCGGCAGGCTGTACTACGGCGCGTCGACAATGATCTGCTGCGCGCATGCGATCTCCGAGGGCGGGCGCCTCGTCCTCGGGGCCCAGGCGGGGCCGGAGCGACTGGCCGAGGTGTTTCGCAAGGCCGGCCTCAGCCGATTCCGGCGCGCCGCAGAGACGCAGTTCAACCTGGTCATGGAGATCCGGCGCTGA